In Streptomyces capitiformicae, one genomic interval encodes:
- a CDS encoding HalD/BesD family halogenase has translation MPAAPTGPGLNRRVSQYLEREVEPARLERARQNFLRRGFAKLPYLASAEIKQQVADEVEALIAEHGVRRDLTLPETGHTPRRMRNVHRAEIAAHGSIVPEIYAHPAVLRALETVAGEQVLVCPYQPEQFVITELEQSGDTHGWHWDDYSFALVWVIDCPPLEQGGFVQCVAHTQWNKDDPQLHRQFVSHPIHSLELSPGDLYFMRTDTTLHRVYPISGGRRLILNMAYAAEHDLSKPISHEGMETLWAETAR, from the coding sequence ATGCCCGCAGCACCCACCGGTCCCGGTCTCAACCGACGAGTGTCGCAATACCTCGAACGCGAGGTAGAACCCGCTCGGTTGGAGCGGGCACGGCAGAACTTCCTGCGCAGGGGGTTCGCCAAACTCCCGTATCTGGCGTCGGCGGAGATCAAACAGCAGGTTGCCGACGAGGTGGAAGCCTTGATCGCCGAACACGGCGTTCGGCGCGACCTGACCCTCCCCGAAACTGGCCACACCCCACGCAGAATGCGCAATGTACACCGCGCCGAGATCGCGGCCCACGGCTCCATCGTGCCCGAAATCTACGCACATCCTGCCGTCCTGCGAGCCCTGGAGACCGTGGCAGGTGAACAGGTACTCGTATGCCCCTATCAGCCGGAGCAATTCGTCATCACCGAGCTTGAGCAGTCCGGCGACACACACGGCTGGCATTGGGACGACTACAGCTTCGCCCTCGTGTGGGTGATCGACTGCCCACCCCTCGAACAAGGCGGATTCGTGCAGTGCGTGGCCCACACCCAGTGGAACAAGGACGACCCCCAGCTTCACCGCCAGTTCGTCTCACACCCGATCCATTCACTAGAACTGTCGCCCGGCGACCTGTACTTCATGCGCACCGATACCACGCTCCACCGTGTATATCCCATCTCCGGTGGCCGACGGCTCATCCTCAACATGGCCTATGCTGCAGAACACGATCTGAGCAAACCGATCAGCCACGAAGGCATGGAAACCCTCTGGGCCGAGACAGCTCGATAA
- a CDS encoding 2,3,4,5-tetrahydropyridine-2,6-dicarboxylate N-succinyltransferase has translation MTTNPILPTGSSGPRLGDSPVPEIIDELWEHRAELTAADHAPRESVLEALDLLDSGAATVAAVDPATDEVVVDERARRAILLSFRLFEVEESGVGPFRYRDRLPLKRRFDGVRVVPGAIARFGSHVARGAVLMPSFVNVGAHVGPGSMIDTWATVGSCAQVGANVHLSGGAGLGGVLEPVGAVPVVVEDDAFIGSRSMIVEGARVERGAKLGAGVLLTGNTRVFDAESGQELPQGRAPSRSLCVGSMRMRTFPGGEFGTPCLLVVRWLREGETLDKLRLDSLFREHGGAS, from the coding sequence GTGACCACCAATCCGATACTGCCGACCGGATCCTCCGGCCCCCGCCTGGGCGACAGCCCGGTTCCGGAGATCATCGACGAACTGTGGGAACACCGAGCCGAACTGACGGCGGCGGACCATGCGCCACGCGAGTCCGTTCTGGAGGCGCTGGACCTACTGGACAGCGGTGCCGCCACGGTCGCCGCGGTGGATCCGGCGACGGACGAGGTGGTGGTTGACGAGCGGGCCCGCCGGGCCATCCTACTGTCCTTCCGATTGTTCGAAGTCGAGGAGTCCGGGGTGGGGCCGTTCCGCTACCGCGACCGGCTGCCGCTCAAACGGCGCTTCGACGGGGTACGTGTCGTGCCCGGAGCGATCGCGCGCTTCGGAAGCCACGTGGCGCGCGGGGCCGTACTGATGCCGTCCTTCGTCAATGTCGGGGCACATGTCGGGCCTGGCTCCATGATTGACACCTGGGCGACGGTCGGCTCTTGCGCACAGGTGGGGGCCAACGTCCACCTCTCTGGGGGAGCCGGCTTGGGAGGGGTGCTGGAGCCCGTCGGAGCAGTCCCGGTCGTGGTGGAGGACGACGCGTTCATCGGTTCCCGATCGATGATCGTGGAGGGCGCCCGAGTGGAACGCGGGGCGAAGCTCGGGGCTGGGGTGCTGCTCACCGGCAATACCAGGGTATTCGATGCCGAGTCGGGCCAGGAGCTTCCTCAGGGCCGGGCCCCCTCCCGCTCGTTGTGCGTCGGTTCCATGCGGATGCGGACGTTCCCCGGCGGCGAGTTCGGCACACCGTGCCTGCTCGTGGTCAGGTGGCTCCGAGAGGGCGAGACCCTGGACAAGCTCCGGCTCGACAGTCTCTTCCGCGAGCATGGCGGCGCCTCGTGA
- a CDS encoding DUF6262 family protein, whose protein sequence is MTSMIEGRRADSARRRERVLKALETALQVGEDITVASLARAARVDRTFLYRHRDLLERVHAAAAAPPLEGRQAAVSRASLQADLANALERNTRLQTRVRQLEKRLSEVMGESAWAESGLGAPVDVDQLQRRSVSLEQQLANVRGELEDRTDELDAARAANRELTRALNQPHPT, encoded by the coding sequence ATGACCAGCATGATCGAAGGACGCCGAGCCGACTCGGCCCGACGCCGCGAACGTGTTCTCAAGGCCCTCGAAACCGCCCTGCAGGTCGGCGAGGACATCACCGTCGCGTCGCTCGCCCGCGCGGCACGAGTGGACCGCACATTCCTCTATCGACACCGTGACCTGCTCGAACGCGTCCATGCCGCCGCGGCTGCCCCGCCGCTGGAGGGCCGTCAGGCCGCAGTCAGCAGGGCCTCGCTCCAGGCGGACCTGGCCAACGCGCTGGAACGCAACACCCGCCTGCAGACCCGGGTCCGCCAGCTGGAAAAGCGGCTCTCCGAGGTCATGGGCGAATCGGCCTGGGCCGAATCCGGGCTCGGCGCCCCAGTCGACGTCGACCAGCTGCAACGGCGGAGCGTCAGCCTGGAACAGCAACTTGCCAATGTTCGCGGCGAGCTGGAGGATCGAACCGACGAGCTCGACGCGGCGCGAGCTGCGAATCGAGAGCTGACCCGAGCGCTGAATCAGCCCCATCCAACCTGA